In Lewinellaceae bacterium, a single window of DNA contains:
- a CDS encoding CPBP family intramembrane metalloprotease, whose translation MQANFYRPFWQHVLHPGWRAGLFLVLFWSIPRFWLVLWANQTGSYQYVSLLFLSMWIAPFVLLSREGRKAIGIRRSRNYGWLFAGLIAGIVYCALMFGLSRQVYGLTESNWLFYISGTYSNLPAEMDANARLAFFLIFAGIGMTFSPIGEELFYRGLIHENFKFSFGQSTASLLDSLAFSVVHLAHFGLVYSAGSWKFLFAPALLWVAALFGLCLLFSWFRQRSGSILGAILAHAGFNVGMNYFIFYHIL comes from the coding sequence ATGCAAGCTAATTTCTACCGCCCTTTCTGGCAACACGTTCTCCACCCTGGCTGGCGAGCCGGCCTTTTTTTGGTGCTCTTCTGGAGCATACCCCGCTTTTGGCTGGTGCTGTGGGCCAACCAGACAGGCAGTTACCAGTACGTTTCTCTCCTCTTCCTCAGCATGTGGATCGCGCCCTTTGTTCTGCTGAGCCGGGAAGGGCGAAAGGCCATAGGGATACGGCGGTCGCGAAATTACGGCTGGCTGTTCGCCGGCTTGATTGCCGGCATAGTGTACTGTGCGCTGATGTTCGGGCTTTCTCGCCAGGTTTACGGATTAACGGAAAGCAACTGGCTGTTCTACATCTCCGGCACCTATTCCAACCTGCCGGCGGAGATGGACGCGAATGCCCGGCTTGCGTTCTTCCTGATCTTCGCCGGCATCGGCATGACGTTCAGCCCCATTGGGGAGGAACTTTTTTACCGGGGCCTCATCCACGAAAATTTCAAATTCAGCTTCGGCCAAAGCACGGCGTCGCTGCTGGACAGCCTGGCTTTCTCTGTCGTTCACCTGGCGCATTTCGGGCTTGTCTATAGCGCCGGAAGCTGGAAGTTTCTTTTCGCCCCGGCGTTATTATGGGTGGCGGCCCTCTTCGGGCTTTGCCTGTTGTTTTCCTGGTTCCGGCAACGTTCAGGCTCTATCCTCGGAGCTATCCTGGCGCACGCCGGCTTCAATGTGGGGATGAATTATTTTATTTTTTATCATATTTTGTAA